Part of the Oxobacter pfennigii genome, TGAGACGTAATTTCCAATAGAACTCTCTTGCCAAGAATGGGAAGATCTTGGACTTTCCTTACATATGTGCCATGATAATGATTAGATGTTGTATGGCATGCAGGACATTCACAGCTACTAGATTTAGATTTCATTTTGATTATAATTTGATGGTCCTTATTTTCAATATTTGTTATTATGAGAGAATCTTTAGGAAAAAATGATTGAATTTCAAAGGCA contains:
- a CDS encoding transposase family protein: MQAINAFEIQSFFPKDSLIITNIENKDHQIIIKMKSKSSSCECPACHTTSNHYHGTYVRKVQDLPILGKRVLLEITSHEYCCDNEECEAVTIAETYHGFLNSYSRKTERLEDFICILALETSCEGASRICK